From Curtobacterium sp. MCBA15_012:
ATCTCGAGCGGTGCGCCGTCGACCTCGGGCAAGTGGGCCGTCGCCCCGATGCCGCAGTGGAAGTCGGGTGACAGCAAGTCGGCCGCGTGGGGCGGCTCGTCCAACGTCGTGTTCGCGGGTGGCAAGCACCCGGCCGAGGCGTCGAAGTTCCTCGTCTGGCTGAACACCTCGACCGAGGCGCTGTCCGCCCTGAACAAGGAGGCGAACCTCTACCCGGCGTCCTCGACCGGTGCCGACCTGCCGGCGCTCACCGAGGGCCTGCCCTTCTACGGCAACCAGAAGATCTACGAGGAGTTCGCCTCGGCCGCGAAGGACATCCAGCCCTTCACCTGGGGCCCCACGATGACGCAGACCTACGCGGACGTGTCGGACGGCTTCGGCCAGGCCGCGTCCGGGCAGGGCACGCTCACCGAGGCGCTCGAGAACGGGCAGTCGAAGACGATCGCGGCGCTCAAGGCGCAGTCGATCCCGGTCAAGGGCTGAAGCGCTGAAGCGCTGACGCGCTGACGCGCTGACGCGCTGACGCGCTGACGCGGACGGGAGGCACGGTGCCGGCTGGCACCGTGCCTCCCGTCACGTCGTGGGTCGCGCGGGAGGCGCCGGTCGCGTCCGTCGTGCGGGTCGCGTCCGTCGAGCCGGCTGGGCCCGTCGTGCCGGCTGCGTCCGTCGTGGCTAGGGGCTGGTCGTGCCGCTCGTCGCCGCCGCCCCGAACAGGCCGAACCCGAAGACGAGCATGACCACGAGCAGCACGGCCCACCCGGCCACGATGATGCCGTTCAGGATGATCCCGGTGATGGCCATCCCTCGACCGGCCGGCTCCTTCCGGATGCCGACGAAGCCGAGGACCAGCCCGATCACCGGGACGATCAGCGTGAACCCCGCGACGATCGACACCAGGCCGAGCACCATGCTCGTGATGCTCAGGCCGCGCGGCGGAGCGGGCTGGTACGCGTTCACGACGACCTGCTGCCCGTACGGCTGACCGTACTGCTGCTGGCCGAACTGCTGGCCGTGCTGCTGCTGCCCCTGCTGCTGCGTCCCCGCGGTCTGCTGCCAGGCCTGCTGCTCGGGCGTGGTCGGTCGTCGGTCGTCGTCGCTCATCGTGATCCCCTCGTCGTGATGGTCCCCGCACCCTACCGGCAGCCGACGACGTCGCGGCGGTCGGACGGTCGGGCGGTCAGACGGTGAGGGCCGCCGCGAGCCCGCGCACGAGCACCGTGCGAGCCCGTTCGGTCGCGACGCCGTCCGGGTCGCTCCACGCCGCGCGGCCGAGACCGTCGATCAGGGCGAGCACGGCGTCCGCCACCACCTCGGCGGGTTCGGTCAGGCGCACGCCGGTCCGGGTCGTCCACCGTTCGACCCCGGCGGCGACGCCCTCGCGCCAGACCCGTCGTTCCTCGGCGACCAGGACGTCGTCGTCCGCGAGTGCCGGCCCGCTGACCGCCTCGAGCAGCAGGAAG
This genomic window contains:
- a CDS encoding DUF4190 domain-containing protein, with the translated sequence MSDDDRRPTTPEQQAWQQTAGTQQQGQQQHGQQFGQQQYGQPYGQQVVVNAYQPAPPRGLSITSMVLGLVSIVAGFTLIVPVIGLVLGFVGIRKEPAGRGMAITGIILNGIIVAGWAVLLVVMLVFGFGLFGAAATSGTTSP